The sequence CCCGATTGAACAGGTCGAAGTTTGTCCTTTCAATTCTCTCTATGAGATTCCATGGCACGTTAGAAATGAGGGCTATAGACAGTAACATACCACCTTTCAATTCTCTCTATGAGATTCTGGAATACAGGCGAAAATCATAAGGGCGAGGGTAACGACTTTCAATTCTCTCTATGAGATTCTTGGAGCAGCTAATTCTCCGAAAATATGGGATATATCTTAACTTTCAATTCTCTCTATGAGATTCCATGATATGGCAGCGCGGCTACGACCTCGAGTCCAGCGACGACTTTCAATTCTCTCTATGAGATTCTGCCATGCTTTTTCGAGGTCTATTCTGGCGGAGTCAGCTATCTCTTTCAATTCTCTCTATGAGATTCCCGCATACTTGTGTCTTGTAGTTCGGCTATTTTTTTCAGACTTTCAATTCTCTCTATGAGATTCCAGATTATAATCGAGGAGGTTTAGTCTAAGTTTGGGGGTATACTTTCAATTCTCTCTATGAGATTCGAAAAGCATGGTACGGTACAGAGCGGTACTTTTGCAAACTTTCAATTCTCTCTATGAGATTCCCTAGCCATGTTATTGCTTAGAAAACTGAGAATTGCTTTCTTTCAATTCTCTCTATGAGATTCCTAGAACTCATCAAACTACTTGCAAAAGGAAAGGTAGATACTTTCAATTCTCTCTATGAGATTCGTTTCTATAGACGTGGTCGAAGCTTTGAATACACCGTCAAACTTTCAATTCTCTCTATGAGATTCAGACCCTCTGTAGGGGGTCTGTTTTGGTATTTTTGTTTTTTCTGTTTTTATGTTTTTCGTCTGGCTTCGTGACTGTTGAATTTGTGTGGGTTTTATGGCTGGGTCACGAAGTCCTGTTGTGTATATTTTTGTACAGTAAAGCTTAAAAGTATCCTTTTAGGTCTCTTCCTGTATGTCTACGATGGGCACGTATAAGGTCTTCCTAGACGAGGAGTTAATACCTAAGGAGTGGTATAACATACAGCCTGACCTGCCTGAGCCGCTTCCTCCGCCGATAAACCCGGCGACCAGAGAGCCTGTCAAGCCTGAAGACCTCGAAGTCATATTCGCCAAGGAGCTGGTGCGGCAGGAGGCTTCACAGGAGCGTTGGATACCAATACCGGAGGAGGTCAGGGATGTCTACCGCATATGGAGACCCACGCCGCTCTATAGGGCCTACCGCCTCGAAAGAGCATTGAAGACTCCTGCGAGGATCTACTTCAAATACGAGGGTGTAAGCCCGCCGGGAAGCCACAAGCCTAATACATCCGTGGCGCAGGCTTACTACAACCGTCAGGAGGGTATCGAGAGACTCACCACGGAGACCGGTGCCGGACAGTGGGGCTCGGCCCTAGCGTTCGCATGCATGACGTTCGACATGAAATCGACCGTATACATGGTTAAGGTCAGCTACGAGCAGAAGCCCTATAGGCGTGTGTTGATGGAGATGTGGGGCGCCGAGGTCCTACCAAGCCCGAGCGAAAAGACAGATTTCGGTAAGAGAATACTCAAGGACGACCCAGATAACCCTGGAAGCCTCGGGATCGCGATAAGCGAGGCGATCGAAGACGCGGTTAAAGACCCCAAGGCGAAGTACACGCTCGGAAGCGTCCTGAACCATGTGCTGCTGCACCAGACGGTGATAGGGTTGGAGACCAAGAAGCAGCTCGAGCTGTTCGACGACTACCCCGACATGGTGATCGGCTGCATAGGCGGGGGTAGCAGTTTCTCCGGGCTGTTCTGGCCCTTCTACCACGACGTCGTGACGGGGAAGGCTCCGAAGGACGTGAAGTTCATAGCGGTCGAGCCGACGGCCTGCCCCTCGATAACCAGGGGCTACTACACGTACGACCACGGAGACACCGCCAAGCTGACGCCTTTGCTCAAGATGTACACCCTAGGCCACATGTTTATCCCTCCGCCGATCCACGCGGGTGGATTACGATACCACGGTAAAGCTCCGACGCTTTGCCTCCTAGCGCGGCACGGCATAGTCGAGGCGAGGGCTTACGACCAGGTCAGCGTCTTCGACGCGGCTGCTCTCTTCACGAGGACCGAAGGCTTCCTACCGGCACCTGAGCCGAGCCACGCGATAAAGGCAGTCATAGACGAGGCGTTGAAATGCAGGGAAACCGGTGAGGAGAAGACCATACTCTTCCTACTCTGCGGTCATGGACTGCTGGACATGCAGGCCTTCGACGACTACTTGAGGGGTAAGCTTAAACCATACTACTACCCGAGGGAGAAAGTCGTAGAGGCTTTGGAGGAGCTTAAGAAGCTGTATCCATGGCTCTTCGAGTAGCAATCTACCTAAGGAATCTCCCCCTTCTCCGCCATATTTTCTAATGCTGCTAAGATCTTCTCGGCCAGAACCTTGGCTATATGCTTCTGAGCCTCCACGGTTGAAGCCCCTACATGAGGCGTCAGGATCACGTTTTCAAATTTTGTAAGACGGCTACTAGGCGGCTCCTTCTCATACACATCCAAAGCGGCTCCGGCTATCCACCCTTCCTCCAAAGCCCTCACAAGAGCCTCCTCATCTACTATAGCGCCTCTAGCCGTGTTAACCAGATAAGCCGTAGGCTTCATCAGCCTAAGCTCCCTTTCGCCGATCAATCCCTTAGTCTCCTCGGTCAGAACGGCGTGTATCGACACGAAATCCGACTCCTTGAGAAGGTCTTCAAGCCTCTCCATAAGCTCCACACCCAGCTTCTTAGCTTTACCCAGTCTCACATACGGGTCGTACGCTACGACATGCATGCCGAAAACCCGAGCAAGCTCAGCTACCCTACCCCCTATCCTACCGAGTCCGATGATCCCTAACGTCTTACCCCTAAGCTCCACACCGATGCCTGAGTTCTTACACCAGTTTCCGCCCTTCATCTTCCTATCAAGTTCTGTTATCCGTCTGGCGAGGGCTATCATCAGCCCTATGGTAAGCTCAGCTACAGCCTCTGTAGACGCGTCGCTGGTCGATAGAACGGTTATGCCACGTTTCTCGGCGTAATCGACATCGACGTTATCCAGCCCCACACCGGCTCTAGCGATCACCTTAAGCCGTAAAGCACGGTCGATCAAATCCCTATTCAGCCGCCGCCTACTCCGCACCACGACCACGTCGGCATCTTTCAAGAGTTTGGCAAAGTCTTCATGGTTAAGTTCATATGCTCTTATCAGAAGAGCCTTACCGTCTAGGAGCTTGAAGAACTCTTCGTCTAAAGGGTCTCCGACGACTATCTTCGGAACGTGTTTCATCCGGCATCCCCTTTAGACAGCCCCAAGGTGGTTAGACGGAAAAACTTATACTCAATAGAACGTTTTTAAATATTACTGTATAAAAATATTCATCGAACCCATGGAGGCTATGGAAAGTTTTATAGGAGCCCCATCCTTTTAGATAGATTCGGTAGCAAGGGTTATGGCTAGGCTGGTCAAGTGTCCCCGGTGCGGCCGTAGATTCAGTTTATCCTACGCTAGGCTTACCTCGTGTTCTGGATGCCGCTATAGCGTATTCGGTGAGTGCGGCTACGTCAGGTGTCCCAACTGCGGATACGAGTTTCCTCTGAGTGGGGGGTCAGGCAACCCTAGAACGCTTGGCCTATAGTGTCTAGATTCTTAAGTTCATTTTAAACGATGTAGGAACCGTTATAAACCTGGTTATCGAATAGTTAGAGCTTGGACGCTCATGCATGAATGGGCTTTAGCAGAGGCCATAGTCGAAACCGTTTGCAGCTATCTATCCGAAAGGAGGGTGAAAAAGGTGACGTCTCTAAAGGTCGCAGTCGGCGAACTCCAGTCCATCGACGAGGACATCCTAAGGTTTGCGATCGAAGAGCTTTTCAAAGGTAGAGGAGTTAAAGTAGTCGACCTGGTTCTCGAGGAAGAGCCTGCGCTTTTCGAGTGTAGGTCCTGCGGGAAAACATGGAGGTTTGAAGACCTAAACATACCGGAGGATGCCAGAGAGGCCGTCC comes from Candidatus Bathyarchaeota archaeon and encodes:
- a CDS encoding TrpB-like pyridoxal phosphate-dependent enzyme; the protein is MGTYKVFLDEELIPKEWYNIQPDLPEPLPPPINPATREPVKPEDLEVIFAKELVRQEASQERWIPIPEEVRDVYRIWRPTPLYRAYRLERALKTPARIYFKYEGVSPPGSHKPNTSVAQAYYNRQEGIERLTTETGAGQWGSALAFACMTFDMKSTVYMVKVSYEQKPYRRVLMEMWGAEVLPSPSEKTDFGKRILKDDPDNPGSLGIAISEAIEDAVKDPKAKYTLGSVLNHVLLHQTVIGLETKKQLELFDDYPDMVIGCIGGGSSFSGLFWPFYHDVVTGKAPKDVKFIAVEPTACPSITRGYYTYDHGDTAKLTPLLKMYTLGHMFIPPPIHAGGLRYHGKAPTLCLLARHGIVEARAYDQVSVFDAAALFTRTEGFLPAPEPSHAIKAVIDEALKCRETGEEKTILFLLCGHGLLDMQAFDDYLRGKLKPYYYPREKVVEALEELKKLYPWLFE
- a CDS encoding hydroxyacid dehydrogenase encodes the protein MKHVPKIVVGDPLDEEFFKLLDGKALLIRAYELNHEDFAKLLKDADVVVVRSRRRLNRDLIDRALRLKVIARAGVGLDNVDVDYAEKRGITVLSTSDASTEAVAELTIGLMIALARRITELDRKMKGGNWCKNSGIGVELRGKTLGIIGLGRIGGRVAELARVFGMHVVAYDPYVRLGKAKKLGVELMERLEDLLKESDFVSIHAVLTEETKGLIGERELRLMKPTAYLVNTARGAIVDEEALVRALEEGWIAGAALDVYEKEPPSSRLTKFENVILTPHVGASTVEAQKHIAKVLAEKILAALENMAEKGEIP
- the hypA gene encoding hydrogenase nickel incorporation protein HypA gives rise to the protein MHEWALAEAIVETVCSYLSERRVKKVTSLKVAVGELQSIDEDILRFAIEELFKGRGVKVVDLVLEEEPALFECRSCGKTWRFEDLNIPEDAREAVHFIPEVFHVFARCPHCGSQDLEIVRGRGVYIASLEL